One region of Yersinia bercovieri ATCC 43970 genomic DNA includes:
- the nuoL gene encoding NADH-quinone oxidoreductase subunit L, giving the protein MNLLFLTILLPLLGFLLLAFSRGRWSENTSATVGVGSIGLTALVTLYVAVDFLSQKATGVQVFNQTLWNWMSVGTFNIPLTLTLDGLSLTMLSVVTGVGFLIHMYASWYMRGEEGYSRFFAYTNLFIASMVVLVLADNLMLMYLGWEGVGLCSYLLIGFYYTNPANGAAAMKAFIVTRVGDVFLAIALFILYQELGTLNIRELMILAPQKLEMGGTAITWATLMLLGGAVGKSAQLPLQTWLADAMAGPTPVSALIHAATMVTAGVYLIARTHGLFLMAPEVLHLVGIIGAVTLVLAGFAALVQTDIKRVLAYSTMSQIGYMFLALGVQAWDAAIFHLMTHAFFKALLFLSSGSVILACHHEQNIFKMGGLRKTIPLVYICFLVGGAALAALPIVTAGFYSKDEILWGALASGHINLMVAGLVGALLTALYTFRMIFIVFHGEPKTKAHPVKGITHNLPLIVLLVLSTFVGALITPPLAGVLPELHFGEEGKMPLEIFSGVLVVVGIALAAMLYLGKRQLVNSIAQSAPGRFFTLWWFHAWGFDWLYHNVFVRPYLWIAKLLQRDPLNSLMNTPAILSRWSNRGLTVSENGQVRWYVASMGLGAVVVLALLLFV; this is encoded by the coding sequence ATGAACCTACTATTTTTAACAATTCTGCTGCCACTGCTGGGCTTCTTGCTGCTGGCATTCTCCCGTGGGCGCTGGTCTGAAAATACCTCGGCCACTGTCGGGGTGGGTTCGATTGGTCTGACGGCGCTGGTGACACTCTATGTGGCGGTGGACTTCCTCAGCCAAAAGGCCACTGGGGTACAGGTGTTTAACCAAACACTGTGGAACTGGATGTCGGTCGGCACCTTCAACATTCCGTTGACCCTGACGCTGGATGGCTTGTCGCTCACCATGTTGTCGGTGGTGACTGGCGTGGGCTTCCTGATCCACATGTATGCCTCCTGGTATATGCGTGGGGAGGAGGGCTACTCCCGCTTCTTCGCCTACACCAACCTGTTTATCGCGAGCATGGTAGTGCTGGTGCTGGCGGATAACCTGATGCTGATGTATCTGGGCTGGGAAGGCGTGGGGCTGTGCAGTTACCTGCTGATTGGTTTCTACTACACCAATCCGGCTAACGGCGCGGCGGCGATGAAAGCCTTTATCGTGACCCGCGTGGGTGACGTGTTCCTGGCTATCGCGCTGTTCATTCTGTACCAAGAGCTGGGCACGCTGAACATTCGTGAGCTGATGATTCTGGCGCCGCAAAAACTGGAGATGGGCGGAACCGCCATTACCTGGGCGACGCTAATGCTGCTCGGTGGTGCGGTCGGTAAATCGGCGCAGTTGCCGTTACAAACCTGGCTGGCAGATGCAATGGCTGGCCCGACACCGGTTTCCGCGCTGATCCATGCGGCCACCATGGTCACTGCGGGTGTGTATCTGATTGCCCGTACCCACGGTCTGTTCCTGATGGCACCCGAAGTGCTACATCTGGTGGGGATTATCGGGGCGGTCACCTTAGTGCTGGCGGGTTTCGCGGCACTGGTACAAACCGATATCAAACGGGTGCTGGCCTACTCCACCATGAGCCAAATTGGCTACATGTTCCTGGCGCTGGGCGTGCAGGCGTGGGATGCGGCTATCTTCCATCTGATGACCCATGCTTTCTTTAAAGCACTGCTGTTCCTCTCTTCCGGTTCAGTGATTCTGGCCTGTCACCACGAGCAAAATATTTTCAAAATGGGTGGGTTACGTAAAACCATTCCATTGGTCTATATCTGCTTCCTGGTGGGCGGCGCGGCGCTGGCAGCACTGCCAATCGTCACCGCCGGCTTCTACAGTAAAGACGAAATTCTGTGGGGCGCATTGGCCAGTGGCCATATCAATCTGATGGTCGCCGGGCTGGTTGGGGCACTCCTCACGGCGCTCTACACCTTCCGTATGATCTTCATTGTGTTCCACGGCGAGCCAAAAACCAAAGCGCATCCGGTCAAAGGGATCACCCACAACCTGCCGCTGATAGTGTTGCTGGTGCTGTCGACCTTTGTTGGCGCGCTGATAACACCACCGCTGGCGGGCGTGTTGCCAGAGCTTCACTTTGGTGAAGAGGGCAAAATGCCGCTGGAAATCTTCTCCGGTGTGCTGGTGGTGGTGGGTATTGCGTTGGCAGCAATGCTGTATCTGGGCAAACGTCAGTTGGTCAATAGCATCGCGCAAAGTGCGCCGGGCCGCTTCTTTACGCTCTGGTGGTTCCACGCGTGGGGCTTCGACTGGTTGTACCATAATGTATTTGTTCGCCCGTATCTGTGGATTGCAAAACTGCTACAACGTGATCCGCTGAACTCACTGATGAATACCCCGGCGATACTTTCGCGCTGGAGTAATCGTGGTCTGACCGTCAGTGAAAATGGACAGGTGCGTTGGTATGTCGCGTCTATGGGTTTGGGTGCAGTCGTCGTACTGGCTCTGTTGCTTTTCGTTTAA
- the nuoI gene encoding NADH-quinone oxidoreductase subunit NuoI: MTLKELVVGFGTQVRSLWMIGLHAFHKRETQMYPEEPVYLPPRYRGRIVLTRDPDGEERCVACNLCAVACPVGCISLQKAEHKDGRWYPEFFRINFSRCIFCGLCEEACPTTAIQLTPDFEMGEFKRQDLVYEKEDLLISGPGKYPEYNFYRMSGMAVDGKPKGEAENEAKPIDVKGLMP, encoded by the coding sequence ATGACGTTGAAAGAGTTAGTGGTTGGTTTCGGCACCCAAGTGCGCAGCCTGTGGATGATTGGCCTTCATGCCTTCCACAAGCGCGAAACCCAAATGTATCCGGAAGAGCCGGTTTATCTGCCACCGCGCTACCGTGGCCGCATTGTGCTGACGCGCGATCCGGACGGTGAAGAGCGCTGCGTGGCCTGTAACTTGTGCGCCGTCGCCTGCCCTGTGGGCTGTATCTCTTTGCAAAAAGCAGAGCATAAAGATGGCCGCTGGTATCCGGAGTTCTTCCGCATCAACTTCTCCCGCTGCATTTTCTGTGGTTTGTGTGAAGAGGCTTGCCCGACAACCGCTATCCAGCTGACGCCGGATTTCGAAATGGGCGAGTTTAAGCGTCAGGATCTGGTGTATGAGAAAGAGGATTTGTTGATCTCGGGTCCGGGTAAGTATCCGGAATATAACTTCTACCGGATGTCCGGTATGGCGGTTGACGGTAAGCCGAAAGGCGAAGCCGAAAATGAAGCCAAACCGATCGACGTTAAAGGTCTGATGCCTTAG
- the nuoM gene encoding NADH-quinone oxidoreductase subunit M has translation MLLPWLILLPFIGGLLSWQCERFGTKVPRWIALFAMGLTLVLSLLLWGQGNYSLVNPAGIPQWQSEFTLPWIPRFGIEFHLALDGLSLLMVVLTGLLGALAILCSWREIQRNQGFFYLNLLWILGGVIGVFLAIDMFLFFFFWEMMLVPMYFLIALWGHKASDGKTRIAAATKFFIYTQASGLIMLIAILGLVFVHYKATGVWTFNYENLLKTPMSHNVEYLLMLGFFIAFAVKMPVVPLHGWLPDAHSQAPTAGSVDLAGILLKTAAYGLLRFSLPLFPNASAEFAPIAMWLGVVGIFYGAWMAFCQTDIKRLIAYTSVSHMGFVLIAIYTGSQLAYQGAVIQMIAHGLSAAGMFIICGQLYERLHTRDMRQMGGLWGRIKYLPALSLFFAVATLGMPGTGNFVGEFMILFGSFQVVPVITVISTFGLVFASVYALIMMQRAYYGAPKSEEALPGMSARELSIILLLVVLLVLLGVYPQPILDTSHAAMSNVQQWFNASSITTTRP, from the coding sequence ATGCTATTACCTTGGCTAATTCTTCTCCCCTTTATCGGCGGTCTGCTGTCTTGGCAGTGTGAGCGCTTCGGGACTAAAGTACCGCGTTGGATAGCGCTGTTCGCGATGGGGCTGACATTGGTGCTCTCCCTGCTATTGTGGGGGCAGGGCAACTATTCGCTGGTTAATCCAGCGGGTATCCCGCAGTGGCAGTCGGAGTTCACCCTGCCGTGGATCCCACGGTTCGGCATTGAGTTCCATCTGGCACTGGATGGCCTATCACTGCTGATGGTGGTGCTGACGGGGTTGCTCGGTGCTTTGGCTATCCTCTGTTCGTGGCGTGAAATTCAGCGCAATCAGGGCTTCTTCTACCTGAATCTATTGTGGATCCTGGGTGGGGTTATCGGCGTGTTCCTCGCCATCGACATGTTCCTATTCTTCTTCTTCTGGGAGATGATGTTGGTGCCGATGTACTTCCTGATCGCCTTGTGGGGCCACAAAGCATCAGACGGTAAAACTCGCATCGCGGCGGCAACCAAATTCTTCATCTATACCCAAGCCAGCGGCCTGATTATGTTGATTGCCATTCTGGGGCTGGTGTTTGTGCACTACAAAGCCACGGGTGTCTGGACATTCAACTACGAAAATCTGCTGAAAACGCCGATGTCCCATAATGTGGAATATCTGCTGATGCTGGGCTTCTTTATCGCCTTCGCGGTCAAAATGCCGGTAGTACCACTGCATGGCTGGTTGCCTGATGCGCACAGTCAGGCCCCAACAGCGGGTTCTGTTGACTTAGCCGGGATTTTGCTGAAAACGGCGGCCTACGGTTTGCTGCGTTTCAGCTTGCCACTGTTCCCGAATGCATCCGCTGAGTTCGCGCCGATTGCCATGTGGTTAGGTGTTGTCGGCATCTTCTACGGTGCATGGATGGCCTTCTGCCAGACCGACATCAAGCGCCTGATTGCTTACACCAGCGTGTCACACATGGGCTTTGTGTTGATTGCCATCTACACCGGCAGCCAACTGGCCTATCAGGGGGCGGTTATCCAGATGATTGCTCACGGCCTATCAGCCGCCGGTATGTTCATCATCTGTGGCCAGTTGTATGAGCGCCTGCATACCCGTGATATGCGCCAGATGGGCGGCCTGTGGGGGCGGATTAAATATTTGCCAGCACTGTCGCTGTTCTTCGCGGTAGCCACTCTGGGGATGCCGGGTACTGGTAACTTCGTCGGCGAATTTATGATTCTGTTCGGCAGCTTCCAGGTCGTTCCGGTGATCACCGTGATCTCTACTTTTGGGCTGGTTTTTGCTTCGGTTTACGCGCTTATCATGATGCAACGTGCCTATTACGGTGCGCCAAAATCAGAAGAGGCGTTACCGGGTATGAGTGCAAGGGAACTCTCTATCATCCTGCTGTTAGTGGTGTTACTGGTGCTGCTCGGGGTTTACCCGCAGCCGATTCTCGACACCTCCCATGCTGCGATGAGCAATGTACAGCAGTGGTTCAATGCTTCATCAATTACAACTACAAGGCCGTAA
- the nuoJ gene encoding NADH-quinone oxidoreductase subunit J, with product MEFAFYIAALVAVVATIRVITHTNPVHALLYLIISLLAISAVFFSLGAYFAGALEIIVYAGAIMVLFVFVVMMLNLGNVEQQERDWLKPTLWIGPGLLALVLLSVLIYAISSVTDSGISGEMVDAKAVGISLFGPYVLAVELASMLLLAGLVVAFHIGREHKPGEVLGASESAKRKTEEQA from the coding sequence ATGGAATTTGCATTTTATATTGCAGCATTGGTGGCAGTGGTGGCGACTATTCGCGTTATCACTCATACCAACCCGGTACATGCGCTGCTGTACCTGATTATTTCGTTACTGGCTATCTCAGCGGTGTTCTTCTCGCTGGGAGCTTACTTTGCTGGTGCGCTGGAGATCATTGTTTACGCGGGGGCCATTATGGTGCTGTTCGTGTTTGTGGTGATGATGCTGAACCTGGGCAATGTCGAGCAACAAGAGCGCGACTGGCTGAAACCGACCCTATGGATAGGCCCCGGCTTACTGGCGCTGGTGCTGCTGTCGGTATTGATCTATGCCATTAGCTCGGTCACAGACTCCGGTATCAGCGGCGAAATGGTCGATGCCAAAGCGGTGGGTATCAGCCTGTTTGGCCCTTATGTGTTGGCGGTTGAACTGGCGTCAATGCTGCTATTGGCCGGTCTGGTGGTTGCTTTCCATATCGGACGTGAGCATAAGCCGGGCGAAGTGCTGGGCGCGAGCGAATCAGCGAAAAGAAAAACGGAGGAACAAGCATGA
- the nuoE gene encoding NADH-quinone oxidoreductase subunit NuoE: protein MSDQKDTQVSNESQNVVDQAVNAAEPATTTDVFELSAEERDAIEHEKHHYEDARAASIEALKIVQKGRGWVPDGAIHAIAEVLGIPASDVEGVATFYSQIFRQPVGRHVIRYCDSVVCHITGYQGIQAAISKKLSIQPGQTTFDGRFTLLPTCCLGNCDRGPTMMIDDDTHSYLKPEDIEKLLEQYP, encoded by the coding sequence ATGAGTGACCAAAAAGATACTCAGGTGAGTAACGAAAGCCAAAATGTGGTGGATCAGGCAGTCAATGCGGCTGAACCGGCGACCACCACTGACGTTTTCGAGTTGAGTGCTGAAGAACGTGATGCTATCGAACATGAAAAGCACCATTACGAAGATGCCCGCGCCGCGTCAATCGAAGCACTGAAAATCGTGCAGAAAGGGCGTGGCTGGGTGCCGGATGGGGCGATTCACGCCATTGCTGAAGTGCTGGGTATCCCGGCCAGTGATGTTGAAGGGGTCGCCACATTCTACAGCCAGATCTTCCGCCAACCGGTAGGGCGTCATGTGATCCGCTACTGTGACAGTGTGGTGTGCCATATCACCGGTTATCAGGGGATTCAGGCCGCGATTTCGAAGAAACTCAGCATTCAGCCGGGCCAAACCACCTTTGATGGCCGTTTTACACTGCTGCCAACCTGCTGTTTAGGTAACTGCGATCGTGGCCCCACCATGATGATTGACGACGATACCCACAGCTACCTGAAACCTGAAGATATCGAGAAGTTACTGGAGCAATATCCATGA
- the nuoG gene encoding NADH-quinone oxidoreductase subunit NuoG, with product MATIHVDGKEYDVNGADNLLQACLSLGLDIPYFCWHPALGSVGACRQCAVKQYQNADDTRGRLVMSCMTPATDGTFISIDDGEAKAFRESVVEWLMTNHPHDCPVCEEGGNCHLQDMTVMTGHSFRRYRFSKRTHQNQDLGPFISHEMNRCIACYRCVRYYKDYADGTDLGVYGAHDNVYFGRTESGTLESEFSGNLVEVCPTGVFTDKTHSERYNRKWDMQFAPSICQQCSVGCNTSPGERYGELRRIENRYNGSVNHYFMCDRGRFGYGYVNRKDRPRQPQQLRGNDWIHLNAEQAMQGAADILRQAKKTIGIGSPRASLESNFALRELVGAENFYTGIAAGEQQRLQLMLKVLREGGVYTPSLREIESYDAVLILGEDLTQTGARIALSVRQAVKGKAREMAAAQKVADWQIAAIMNIGQHAKHPLFITNVDNTRMDDIAAWNYRAPVDDQARLGFAIAHALDDSAPAVDDLAKELKGKVDIIVQALAGARKPLIITGSSAGSDAIIEAAANVAKALKGRGADVGITFVASAANSMGLTMMGGGSLDQALAQLSSGEADTAIVMENDLYRHGAKDKVDAALEKTTNLIVVDHQRTAIMDRASLILSAASFAESDGTLVNQEGRAQRFFQVYDPTYYDDPKKPESRSIMLESWRWLHSLHSTYTSRHVDWTQLDHVIQACVAALPQLEGMVAAAPDATFRIRGQKLARSPIRYSGRTAMRADISVHEPRQPQDIDTPFAFSMEGNNSPLADRQQIPFAWAPGWNSPQAWNKFQAEVGGNLRFGDPGVRLIEAGEGTLGYFDSVPAAFTADAESWQIAPYYHLFGSEEMSQRADVIQQRMPEPYVMVNPADAAQLGVNLGTLVEFNCAGQTLRLPVRLSETLAQGQVGLPLGLPGIPPIMVGARVENLREAGL from the coding sequence ATGGCTACGATTCATGTAGACGGCAAAGAATACGACGTAAACGGGGCCGACAACCTGTTACAAGCTTGTCTCTCCCTGGGACTCGATATTCCTTACTTTTGCTGGCATCCGGCGCTGGGAAGCGTCGGCGCTTGCCGCCAATGTGCGGTAAAGCAATACCAAAACGCCGATGATACCCGTGGGCGTTTGGTCATGTCCTGTATGACCCCGGCCACTGATGGAACCTTTATTTCCATTGATGACGGCGAAGCCAAAGCGTTCCGTGAGAGTGTGGTTGAATGGTTGATGACTAACCACCCGCACGATTGCCCGGTCTGTGAAGAGGGGGGTAACTGTCACCTGCAAGATATGACAGTGATGACCGGACACAGTTTCCGCCGCTATCGCTTCAGTAAACGTACTCACCAGAATCAGGATCTCGGCCCATTCATCTCCCATGAAATGAACCGCTGTATCGCCTGTTATCGCTGTGTGCGCTACTACAAAGATTATGCTGATGGCACAGACCTAGGTGTCTACGGTGCCCATGATAACGTCTACTTTGGTCGTACTGAGAGCGGCACGCTGGAAAGCGAGTTCTCCGGTAACCTGGTAGAGGTGTGCCCGACCGGCGTATTTACCGATAAAACCCACTCCGAGCGCTATAACCGTAAATGGGATATGCAGTTCGCGCCCAGTATCTGCCAGCAGTGCAGTGTGGGGTGTAACACCAGCCCAGGCGAACGCTATGGTGAATTGCGCCGTATTGAAAACCGCTATAACGGCAGCGTGAACCACTACTTTATGTGTGACCGCGGCCGCTTTGGTTACGGCTACGTCAACCGCAAAGACCGCCCACGTCAGCCGCAGCAACTGCGTGGCAATGACTGGATCCACCTCAACGCCGAACAGGCGATGCAGGGGGCGGCGGATATTCTGCGTCAGGCGAAAAAAACCATCGGTATCGGTTCACCACGCGCCAGTTTGGAAAGCAACTTCGCGCTACGTGAGTTGGTGGGTGCGGAGAACTTCTACACCGGTATCGCCGCAGGTGAGCAACAGCGCCTGCAATTGATGCTTAAAGTGCTGCGCGAAGGTGGAGTTTACACGCCGTCACTGCGTGAGATTGAGAGCTACGATGCGGTGCTGATTCTGGGTGAAGACCTGACCCAGACTGGCGCGCGTATTGCGCTCTCAGTTCGTCAAGCGGTGAAAGGCAAAGCCCGCGAAATGGCGGCGGCACAAAAAGTGGCCGACTGGCAGATTGCCGCCATCATGAATATTGGTCAGCACGCGAAACATCCGCTGTTTATCACCAATGTGGATAACACCCGCATGGATGATATCGCGGCATGGAACTATCGTGCGCCCGTGGACGATCAAGCCCGTTTAGGCTTCGCCATCGCCCACGCGCTGGATGACTCTGCGCCTGCGGTTGATGATTTGGCGAAAGAGCTGAAAGGCAAAGTGGATATTATTGTGCAGGCGCTGGCCGGGGCGAGAAAACCACTCATCATTACCGGTAGCAGTGCAGGTAGTGATGCCATCATTGAAGCGGCAGCCAACGTGGCGAAAGCCCTGAAAGGCCGTGGCGCTGATGTCGGCATCACCTTTGTTGCCAGTGCCGCTAACAGCATGGGTTTGACCATGATGGGGGGCGGTTCACTGGATCAAGCACTGGCGCAGTTGTCCAGCGGTGAAGCCGATACCGCCATCGTGATGGAGAATGACCTCTATCGCCATGGGGCGAAAGATAAAGTGGACGCCGCGCTGGAGAAAACCACCAATCTGATTGTGGTGGATCATCAACGCACCGCGATTATGGATAGAGCCAGCTTGATTCTGTCTGCCGCCAGCTTCGCTGAAAGCGACGGTACACTGGTCAATCAGGAGGGCCGCGCTCAGCGCTTCTTCCAGGTTTATGATCCCACCTATTACGACGACCCGAAAAAACCAGAAAGCCGCAGCATCATGCTGGAGAGCTGGCGTTGGCTGCACTCGCTGCACTCAACCTATACCAGCCGTCATGTGGACTGGACCCAGTTGGATCACGTGATCCAAGCTTGTGTGGCGGCATTGCCACAGCTGGAAGGGATGGTTGCCGCCGCACCGGATGCGACTTTCCGCATTCGTGGGCAGAAACTGGCCCGTTCACCTATCCGTTACAGTGGCCGTACCGCGATGCGCGCAGATATCAGTGTGCACGAACCGCGTCAGCCGCAGGATATCGACACGCCGTTTGCCTTCTCAATGGAGGGGAACAACAGCCCACTGGCTGATCGTCAGCAGATCCCATTTGCCTGGGCGCCGGGCTGGAACTCACCGCAAGCATGGAACAAATTCCAGGCGGAAGTGGGTGGCAACCTGCGCTTTGGTGATCCGGGTGTGCGTCTGATTGAAGCAGGGGAGGGTACACTCGGCTACTTTGATTCCGTGCCGGCGGCCTTTACTGCCGATGCCGAAAGCTGGCAGATTGCCCCTTATTACCATCTGTTTGGTAGTGAAGAGATGTCCCAACGCGCGGATGTGATTCAACAACGGATGCCAGAGCCTTATGTGATGGTCAATCCAGCCGATGCGGCGCAGTTAGGGGTTAACCTCGGTACGCTGGTGGAGTTCAACTGTGCGGGCCAAACTTTGCGCTTGCCAGTGCGCTTGAGTGAAACCTTGGCTCAAGGTCAGGTCGGCTTGCCGCTTGGCTTACCGGGTATTCCGCCAATTATGGTGGGTGCGCGCGTTGAGAATCTGCGGGAGGCAGGATTATGA
- the nuoH gene encoding NADH-quinone oxidoreductase subunit NuoH: MSWFTPELIEILISVLKAVVILLVVVTCGAFMSFGERRLLGLFQNRYGPNRVGWGGSLQLVADMIKMFFKEDWVPKFSDRAIFTLAPVIAFTSLLLSFAIVPVSPTWAVADLNIGILFFLMMAGLAVYAVLFAGWSSNNKYSLLGAMRASAQTLSYEVFLGLSLMGVVAQAGSFNMQDIVNSQEQVWNVIPQFFGFLTFAIAGVAVCHRHPFDQPEAEQELADGYHIEYSGMKFGLFFVGEYIGIVTVSALIVTLFFGGWQGPFLPPFIWFALKTAFFMVMFILIRASLPRPRYDQVMSFGWKVCLPLTLLNLLATAAVILYNAQ; the protein is encoded by the coding sequence ATGAGCTGGTTTACCCCTGAATTGATTGAGATTTTAATCTCTGTCCTGAAAGCGGTGGTGATTCTGTTGGTGGTAGTGACCTGTGGCGCATTTATGAGCTTCGGTGAACGCCGTCTGCTGGGCCTGTTCCAGAACCGTTACGGGCCAAACCGTGTCGGTTGGGGCGGGTCACTGCAACTGGTCGCTGACATGATCAAAATGTTCTTCAAAGAGGACTGGGTACCGAAGTTCTCCGACCGGGCTATCTTTACTCTGGCACCGGTGATTGCTTTTACTTCGCTGCTACTCTCTTTCGCCATCGTCCCGGTCAGCCCGACCTGGGCGGTTGCGGATCTCAATATCGGCATTTTATTCTTCCTGATGATGGCGGGGCTGGCGGTTTACGCCGTGCTGTTCGCCGGTTGGTCTAGTAATAACAAATACTCTCTGTTAGGGGCGATGCGTGCTTCGGCGCAGACCCTGAGCTATGAAGTGTTCCTCGGCTTATCCTTGATGGGTGTCGTGGCACAGGCTGGCTCGTTTAACATGCAGGATATTGTTAACTCTCAGGAGCAGGTCTGGAATGTGATCCCGCAATTCTTTGGTTTCCTGACCTTTGCCATTGCAGGTGTTGCCGTCTGTCACCGTCATCCCTTTGACCAGCCAGAAGCGGAACAAGAGTTGGCTGATGGTTACCACATTGAATATTCCGGCATGAAATTCGGTCTGTTCTTCGTCGGTGAATACATTGGTATCGTGACCGTCTCTGCGCTAATCGTCACCTTGTTCTTCGGGGGGTGGCAAGGCCCGTTCTTGCCGCCATTTATCTGGTTTGCGCTGAAAACGGCCTTCTTCATGGTGATGTTCATTCTGATCCGTGCCTCCTTGCCGCGCCCACGTTATGACCAGGTGATGTCATTCGGCTGGAAAGTTTGCCTGCCGTTGACCCTGCTGAATCTGCTGGCGACTGCCGCGGTCATTTTGTACAACGCTCAATAA
- the nuoF gene encoding NADH-quinone oxidoreductase subunit NuoF yields MTANSGITKATGFNKEIIRTPEMHPLTWRLRDDKQPVWLDEYRSKTGYLGAEKALKGMAPPDVVNLVKDAGLKGRGGAGFSTGLKWSLMPKDESMNIRYLLCNADEMEPGTYKDRLLMEQLPHLLVEGMLISAFALKAYRGYIFLRGEYIEAAVNLRRAIAEATEAGLLGKNIMGSGFDFELIVHTGAGRYICGEETALINSLEGRRANPRSKPPFPASSGVWGKPTCVNNVETLCNVPAILEHGVEWYQGITAGKSNDAGTKLMGFSGRVKNPGLWELPFGITAREILEDYAGGMRDGLKFKAWQPGGAGTDFLTADHLDLPMDFENIAKAGSRLGTALAMAVDHEIGMVPLVRNLEEFFARESCGWCTPCRDGLPWSVKILRALERGEGQPGDIETLEQLCRFLGPGKTFCAHAPGAVEPLQSAIKYFREEFEAGIAAKDYGNTRAIAGIQPNLLKARW; encoded by the coding sequence ATGACAGCTAACTCAGGTATTACCAAAGCCACGGGGTTTAATAAAGAGATTATCCGGACACCGGAGATGCACCCGCTGACCTGGCGTTTGCGTGATGACAAACAGCCAGTGTGGCTGGATGAATATCGCAGCAAAACCGGTTACCTGGGCGCTGAAAAAGCCTTAAAAGGCATGGCACCACCTGATGTTGTTAACTTAGTCAAAGACGCGGGTTTGAAAGGCCGTGGCGGTGCAGGTTTCTCCACAGGTTTGAAGTGGAGCTTGATGCCGAAAGACGAAAGCATGAACATCCGCTATCTGCTGTGCAATGCCGATGAGATGGAGCCGGGCACCTATAAAGACCGCTTGCTGATGGAGCAATTGCCGCATCTGCTGGTGGAGGGGATGCTGATCAGCGCCTTTGCGCTGAAAGCCTATCGTGGCTACATCTTCCTGCGTGGCGAATATATCGAAGCGGCGGTGAATTTGCGCCGCGCTATTGCCGAGGCAACCGAAGCCGGCTTGCTGGGTAAAAACATCATGGGCAGCGGCTTTGATTTTGAGCTGATAGTCCATACCGGTGCTGGCCGCTATATCTGCGGTGAAGAGACCGCGCTGATTAACTCGCTGGAAGGCCGCCGCGCCAACCCACGTTCCAAGCCACCGTTCCCCGCTTCTTCGGGTGTTTGGGGTAAGCCGACGTGCGTGAATAACGTGGAAACCCTGTGTAACGTGCCCGCCATTCTTGAGCATGGTGTTGAGTGGTATCAGGGGATCACTGCCGGTAAGAGTAACGATGCCGGGACCAAACTGATGGGCTTCTCTGGCCGGGTGAAAAACCCAGGTCTGTGGGAGCTACCCTTTGGTATCACCGCCCGTGAAATTCTGGAAGATTACGCCGGTGGCATGCGCGATGGCTTGAAATTCAAAGCCTGGCAGCCGGGCGGGGCGGGCACTGACTTCCTGACCGCCGACCATCTGGATCTGCCGATGGACTTCGAGAATATCGCCAAAGCAGGTAGCCGTTTAGGCACCGCGCTGGCGATGGCGGTAGACCACGAAATTGGCATGGTGCCACTGGTGCGCAATCTGGAAGAGTTCTTTGCCCGCGAATCCTGTGGCTGGTGTACCCCTTGCCGCGATGGTTTGCCATGGAGCGTGAAGATCCTGCGCGCACTGGAGCGCGGCGAAGGTCAGCCGGGCGATATTGAGACACTAGAGCAGCTGTGCCGCTTCTTAGGGCCAGGCAAAACTTTCTGTGCTCACGCGCCGGGCGCGGTTGAACCACTACAAAGCGCGATCAAATATTTCCGGGAAGAGTTCGAAGCCGGGATCGCAGCTAAGGACTATGGCAACACCCGAGCCATAGCCGGTATTCAACCGAACCTACTTAAAGCGCGCTGGTAG
- the nuoK gene encoding NADH-quinone oxidoreductase subunit NuoK has product MIPLQHGLILAAILFVLGLTGLLIRRNLLFMLISLEVMINAAALAFVVAGSYWGQADGQVMYILAITLAAAEASIGLALLLQLYRRRHTLNIDTVSEMRG; this is encoded by the coding sequence ATGATCCCTCTACAACATGGCCTGATTCTGGCGGCCATCCTGTTTGTGCTAGGGCTAACGGGGTTGCTGATCCGTCGCAACCTGCTGTTTATGCTGATAAGCCTTGAAGTGATGATCAATGCCGCCGCGCTCGCTTTCGTGGTGGCGGGCAGTTATTGGGGGCAGGCTGACGGTCAGGTGATGTATATCCTGGCGATCACGCTGGCGGCAGCGGAGGCCAGTATTGGTCTGGCACTGCTGCTACAGCTGTATCGTCGCCGTCATACTCTGAATATCGATACAGTCAGTGAGATGCGCGGATGA